The Apodemus sylvaticus chromosome 5, mApoSyl1.1, whole genome shotgun sequence genome has a segment encoding these proteins:
- the LOC127684146 gene encoding olfactory receptor 1J2-like — MATKNKTEVTEFVLLGLSSRPEMQPVIFGVVLVMYLMAILGNTLLVLVACSDPKLQTPMYFLLSQLSLIDISLTTVTIPQMLVHTLSVDRSIPYNCCMTQLFFFMAVGSMEGHLLAAMAYDRYVAICVPLRYSAIVNHSLCLRITLTSWVVVSLNSLLYSVLVTRLTFCGNQITHFFCDITPLLKLSCTRPVVNEILIFTDGVAVVGSPFFFIWGSYIRIGIAMAQMHSFAALRKALSTCSSHILVVLLLFGSLARMYLKPSSSYDLDQDRQVAIFYTLISPMLNPLIYSLRNQDVKRALWKLFRKLHISDWLSDKQRMRKKFIRTKG; from the coding sequence ATGgccactaaaaacaaaacagaagtgaCTGAGTTTGTGTTGTTGGGATTGTCCAGCAGGCCAGAGATGCAGCCAGTTATTTTTGGAGTTGTTCTTGTCATGTACCTGATGGCAATTTTGGGCAATACCCTATTAGTACTTGTTGCTTGCTCAGACCCCAAGCTTCAGACTCCCATGTACTTCCTTCTCAGCCAGCTTTCCTTGATTGACATATCTCTAACCACCGTCACTATTCCTCAGATGTTGGTGCACACACTCTCTGTGGATCGGAGCATTCCATATAACTGCTGCATGACACAACTGTTCTTCTTTATGGCAGTGGGCAGCATGGAAGGCCACTTACTGGCTGCCATGGCATATGACCGCTATGTTGCCATCTGTGTTCCTCTAAGATACTCTGCCATTGTTAACCATAGCCTCTGTCTGCGAATAACATTGACCTCGTGGGTGGTGGTCAGCCTTAACAGTCTCCTGTACAGTGTGTTGGTCACTCGTTTAACCTTCTGTGGAAACCAAATCAcccacttcttctgtgacatCACTCCTTTGCTGAAGCTCTCCTGTACTAGACCAGTGGTCAATGAAATCTTAATCTTCACTGATGGTGTAGCTGTGGTGGGCAGTCCCTTCTTCTTTATTTGGGGTTCTTACATTCGAATAGGTATTGCCATGGCCCAAATGCACTCCTTTGCTGCCCTGAGGAAAGCTCTGTCCACCTGTAGCTCCCACATTCTGGTTGTGCTGCTCCTTTTTGGCTCTTTGGCTAGAATGTATCTTAAGCCATCATCCAGCTATGACTTAGACCAAGATCGCCAGGTTGCCATTTTCTACACACTCATCTCCCCTATGTTAAATCCACTAATCTACAGCCTTAGGAACCAAGATGTTAAAAGAGCACTATGGAAGCTTTTTAGGAAACTCCATATTTCAGACTGGCTCTCAGACaaacaaagaatgagaaagaaattcatAAGAACCAAGGGTTAA